A single window of Leclercia adecarboxylata DNA harbors:
- a CDS encoding undecaprenyl-phosphate glucose phosphotransferase, translated as MLRNSQKITHGGYSVFITLIDFFSINLILMLSGWVLKMESFDTVILISLLYSTAFLLFGEYTQCYLYRPKNNKLRNQRRLFLTAFFAILFIGLVRLLVAKLYALGYVSFIDVRNIPAMPLWYASPIPFLYVVRLIIFKLSAKKKIRVAIIGITDNGLAAERALRLEYSDVQLDLAFYDERGPERLGELATRITSPYNGPVIKLVEEAKASRVDEIYIALPMVALERIRHFLAMMSDTTVNTYIVPDFYAYSTNTSQIRSIHNLQTIGIFTSPLDGGGSFIKRAEDLVLGSVIMVMIATLMIAIAIGIKLTSRGPVFFKQDRYGLSGQKIKVWKFRTMKVMENTDTVVQATRDDPRVTRFGAFLRRTSLDELPQFINVIQGNMSIVGPRPHAVAHNELYRKQVENYMIRHKVKPGITGLAQINGYRGEIDALYKMEKRVQYDIEYIQNWSFWLDIKIIIKTIFKGFVGKNAY; from the coding sequence ATGCTGAGAAATTCGCAAAAGATTACCCATGGAGGATACTCGGTATTCATTACATTAATTGATTTCTTCTCAATTAATTTAATTTTAATGCTGAGTGGGTGGGTATTGAAAATGGAGTCTTTCGATACTGTAATTTTGATCAGCTTATTGTACTCCACCGCTTTTTTACTGTTTGGTGAATACACGCAGTGCTATCTCTATCGTCCTAAAAACAACAAGTTGCGTAACCAAAGACGCCTCTTTCTGACGGCTTTTTTTGCCATTCTTTTTATCGGCCTGGTGCGTCTGCTGGTCGCGAAATTATACGCTCTGGGCTACGTCAGCTTTATCGATGTGCGTAATATACCTGCTATGCCGCTCTGGTATGCCTCGCCGATCCCTTTTCTCTACGTCGTCCGTCTGATTATTTTCAAGCTGTCGGCAAAAAAGAAAATAAGGGTGGCTATTATCGGCATTACGGATAACGGCCTGGCGGCTGAGCGGGCGCTGCGCCTGGAGTACTCTGATGTGCAGCTGGACCTGGCCTTCTACGATGAACGCGGTCCTGAGCGGCTCGGCGAGCTGGCCACCAGAATTACCAGCCCCTATAACGGGCCGGTGATCAAGCTGGTTGAAGAAGCCAAAGCCAGCAGAGTCGACGAGATCTATATTGCCCTGCCGATGGTGGCCCTGGAGCGCATCCGCCATTTTCTGGCGATGATGTCTGATACCACGGTCAACACCTATATTGTGCCGGACTTTTACGCCTACAGCACTAATACCTCCCAGATCCGTTCCATCCACAACCTGCAGACCATTGGCATTTTTACCTCCCCGCTGGACGGGGGCGGGTCGTTTATAAAACGAGCAGAAGATCTGGTATTGGGCAGCGTGATTATGGTAATGATTGCCACGTTAATGATCGCTATTGCTATTGGTATCAAACTCACTTCACGTGGGCCTGTTTTCTTCAAACAGGATCGCTATGGCCTGAGCGGGCAGAAGATTAAAGTCTGGAAGTTCCGGACGATGAAGGTGATGGAAAATACCGACACGGTGGTACAGGCGACACGAGACGATCCTCGGGTCACCCGCTTTGGCGCATTCTTACGTCGGACATCTCTGGATGAACTGCCGCAATTCATTAATGTAATACAGGGGAATATGTCTATTGTCGGTCCACGGCCGCACGCTGTGGCGCACAACGAGCTTTACCGTAAGCAGGTCGAAAACTACATGATTCGCCATAAAGTAAAGCCTGGGATCACAGGTTTAGCGCAAATTAATGGCTATCGTGGCGAAATTGATGCGCTATACAAAATGGAAAAGCGAGTCCAGTACGACATTGAATATATTCAGAACTGGTCCTTTTGGTTAGATATAAAAATCATCATTAAAACCATTTTTAAGGGATTTGTCGGTAAGAATGCATACTAA
- a CDS encoding outer membrane beta-barrel protein has translation MHTKIIIIAGIIASPVALAELTPKSHIGIAGIDFQSNVAVDYGHNDNVTYQHDDSDAKGSDFQSLKPVISLNGERGQDKYLLMYSGDYRHYSSDSADDYDDHVFRFKGDWRFGLMHGLTLNLEDSLGHEARGRGVTEGFLPEQFRQFGVNSPLTTNLFNSELRYSYGAPDGRGRADLALMHRKWTFGNTGQVESQDADFAEYIDEQEWDENTLIAEIFDQYTSKTRFRYSFITNQFRYGHASEKDSNEYYLRYGVQSQLTGKTNVDANVSWLYKTFENNPGSKDFNGINWDILGEWRPLQQSLFTLRTSQSIKDPSEAGGYNLVTEYGISYKHLWMNNRLTTLLDYAYITEDYKDQDKDRHDKNGVFSFIVGYDLTPSINFGVEYHLDTLKSNKDTDTFTIGPNDDRVVTETLGYDQSLIMLTAKVQI, from the coding sequence ATGCATACTAAAATTATTATTATCGCTGGGATTATAGCGTCTCCGGTCGCCCTGGCAGAATTAACGCCAAAATCACACATCGGCATTGCGGGCATCGACTTTCAGAGCAACGTCGCTGTTGATTACGGGCATAACGATAACGTGACCTACCAGCACGATGACAGCGATGCGAAAGGCTCCGACTTCCAGAGCCTCAAGCCCGTTATCAGCCTGAACGGGGAGCGTGGGCAGGATAAGTATCTGCTGATGTACTCCGGGGACTATCGTCACTACTCCAGCGATTCTGCGGATGATTACGATGACCACGTTTTCCGCTTCAAAGGCGACTGGCGCTTTGGTTTGATGCATGGCCTGACCCTGAATCTCGAAGATTCACTCGGCCATGAGGCACGCGGGCGCGGCGTGACGGAAGGGTTCCTGCCGGAACAGTTCCGGCAATTTGGCGTCAATTCACCCCTAACCACCAATCTGTTCAACAGCGAGCTACGCTATAGTTATGGTGCGCCGGACGGACGTGGAAGAGCAGACCTGGCGTTGATGCACCGCAAGTGGACCTTTGGCAATACCGGTCAGGTTGAAAGCCAGGATGCGGACTTTGCAGAATATATCGATGAGCAGGAGTGGGATGAAAATACGCTGATTGCAGAAATTTTCGATCAGTACACATCTAAGACGCGTTTTCGCTATAGTTTTATTACCAACCAGTTTCGTTATGGCCATGCGTCAGAAAAAGACAGTAATGAATATTATTTGCGATACGGCGTTCAATCGCAGCTAACGGGCAAAACAAACGTCGATGCGAACGTGTCGTGGCTCTATAAAACCTTTGAAAATAACCCCGGGTCGAAGGATTTCAACGGGATTAACTGGGATATTCTGGGTGAATGGAGACCTTTGCAACAGTCACTTTTTACATTAAGAACATCCCAAAGTATTAAGGACCCTTCCGAAGCGGGAGGATATAATTTAGTAACGGAATACGGTATTTCTTACAAACACCTATGGATGAACAACCGTTTAACGACGTTGCTTGATTATGCATACATTACAGAAGACTACAAAGATCAGGACAAGGATCGTCACGACAAGAATGGCGTGTTTTCATTTATCGTAGGTTATGACCTCACACCATCGATTAACTTTGGTGTGGAATATCATCTTGATACGCTTAAGTCTAATAAAGATACAGATACGTTTACCATCGGCCCCAACGATGACCGCGTAGTGACTGAAACGTTGGGCTATGATCAATCTTTGATTATGCTTACAGCTAAGGTTCAGATTTAA
- a CDS encoding polysaccharide biosynthesis/export family protein, whose translation MKIMKLCAFLLLSVVFAGCKSPQPTLMDNSVVDTANYLLGSGDTVNINVAGQPDLTMKVVLDNSGAINYPYIGKLELKGKTASQVDAEITQRLRKGFVLNPMVTVNIAEFRKFYISGEIENPNGYAYEPGLTVEKAIALGGGYTDRADRSDLSIRQSSTGELLENVDVTHSVLPGDLVIIGIGFF comes from the coding sequence ATGAAAATAATGAAACTGTGCGCGTTTTTACTCCTCAGCGTTGTTTTCGCCGGCTGCAAATCACCACAGCCGACGTTAATGGACAATAGCGTGGTTGATACAGCAAATTATTTACTGGGCTCTGGCGATACCGTCAACATTAACGTTGCCGGTCAACCTGACCTGACCATGAAGGTAGTACTTGATAATAGTGGGGCTATTAATTACCCCTATATTGGCAAGCTGGAATTAAAGGGCAAAACCGCAAGTCAGGTTGATGCAGAGATTACGCAACGCCTGCGCAAAGGGTTTGTGCTCAATCCCATGGTGACCGTGAATATTGCTGAATTCCGCAAATTCTATATCTCTGGTGAGATCGAGAATCCCAATGGTTATGCCTATGAACCAGGGCTGACCGTGGAAAAAGCTATCGCCTTAGGCGGAGGATATACCGACCGTGCAGACCGCAGTGACCTTAGTATTCGACAATCATCCACTGGCGAGTTACTCGAAAATGTTGATGTGACTCACTCCGTGCTCCCCGGTGATCTCGTAATTATTGGCATAGGGTTCTTCTGA
- a CDS encoding GumC family protein: MKLSIVENGKKRESAIDISRFASEIKKNSWKIILSGVIAGAIAWPLMSLMPSKYVSTATVLLKAQPDNVTPFQKVEGYDSTRNGYYETQNALMQSRVVLEQAVRTLKLDQNPAFNGGDDGATGKENEQQRVENALKTLGKNLTINSVRTTHLATVSYESTSPQLSADVANGVAESFINYSLGLKQQKTLQASEDTQHKLALLKEQMIQQKTALDNYLAKAGLLTFRGVDGFETEQMGIVTNRLANATERRVAAESIYNEVRSGGGKAISLPSISNHAQIQDLRIALIQANSELSQLEKTYGPQHDKVIQARARIGAIQAQTAMTLREQEAGLRQNYEAAVADEKNYQKQLDEQRENFQRLSMKREGYNELKLALDKTEEMYKVIYQRTQELTLPGTYTDADAELYDPAVPAARPVKPNKPLLMLMIVLLVMLFYVMYVMVKAATDRSVNTLSQMQKRLNLVPLGEIRRFKGVGGRGKIRDLITSDPLNADIIHSMRTQIMLSSHPLQVIAVTSAEAGEGRTLLANLLANSFSFDQKTLLIDMDFFNNDGLSGELGSPKAPGVAEVLRGDSDTDSVLVKVNDKLDFLPRGNTPVSALLLLSPERLKPLLGTLRSRYQRIIIDVAAVNQSQEVQLVSQVTDGLIFVLKAGQNSADTVGHAIDKAVSNRCVVIGGVLNQVVDKNLESKEGLRSLNYHTHELMNNTGRA, from the coding sequence ATGAAACTATCAATAGTGGAAAATGGCAAAAAGCGAGAAAGCGCTATCGATATCTCCAGATTTGCCAGTGAAATTAAAAAGAACTCCTGGAAAATCATTCTCTCCGGCGTCATTGCCGGGGCGATTGCCTGGCCACTAATGAGTTTGATGCCGTCAAAATATGTCTCTACGGCAACGGTCCTGCTTAAAGCCCAGCCCGATAATGTGACCCCTTTCCAGAAGGTTGAGGGGTATGACTCCACCCGTAACGGCTACTACGAAACCCAAAACGCGCTGATGCAGTCGCGCGTGGTGCTGGAACAGGCGGTGCGTACCCTGAAGCTGGATCAAAATCCGGCTTTCAACGGGGGCGACGATGGTGCAACGGGGAAAGAGAACGAGCAGCAGCGGGTTGAAAATGCGCTCAAGACGTTAGGTAAAAACCTCACCATTAACAGCGTGCGTACCACCCATCTTGCCACCGTCTCGTATGAGTCCACCTCCCCGCAGCTGTCGGCAGACGTTGCCAACGGGGTAGCCGAGTCGTTTATCAATTATAGCCTGGGGCTCAAGCAGCAGAAAACGCTGCAGGCCAGTGAAGATACCCAGCACAAGCTGGCGCTGCTCAAGGAGCAAATGATCCAGCAAAAAACGGCGCTGGATAACTATCTGGCGAAAGCGGGGTTACTGACCTTCCGCGGCGTTGACGGTTTTGAAACTGAACAGATGGGCATTGTCACCAACCGGCTGGCAAATGCTACCGAACGCCGGGTGGCGGCAGAATCTATCTATAACGAAGTGCGTTCCGGTGGCGGTAAGGCCATCTCGCTGCCGTCGATTTCAAATCATGCCCAGATCCAGGATTTACGCATTGCGTTGATCCAGGCGAACAGCGAGCTTTCGCAACTGGAGAAAACCTACGGACCGCAGCATGACAAAGTGATCCAGGCCCGGGCGCGTATCGGCGCGATCCAGGCGCAAACGGCGATGACGCTCAGAGAGCAGGAGGCCGGATTACGCCAGAACTACGAGGCGGCGGTGGCGGATGAAAAAAATTACCAGAAGCAGCTGGATGAGCAGAGAGAGAACTTCCAGCGGCTGTCGATGAAGCGCGAAGGTTACAACGAGCTAAAGCTGGCGCTGGATAAGACGGAAGAGATGTACAAGGTGATCTACCAGCGTACGCAGGAGCTGACGCTGCCGGGCACCTATACCGATGCTGACGCGGAGCTCTACGATCCTGCCGTGCCCGCCGCGCGTCCTGTTAAGCCAAATAAACCGCTGCTGATGCTGATGATCGTGCTGCTGGTGATGCTCTTCTACGTGATGTACGTCATGGTGAAAGCCGCCACGGATCGCTCAGTGAACACCCTCAGCCAGATGCAAAAGCGCCTTAACCTGGTGCCGCTGGGTGAGATCCGCCGCTTTAAGGGCGTGGGAGGGCGAGGCAAGATCCGCGATCTGATTACCAGCGATCCGCTGAATGCCGACATCATTCACAGCATGCGCACGCAGATCATGCTGAGCAGTCACCCGTTGCAGGTTATTGCCGTTACGTCGGCGGAAGCCGGAGAGGGGCGGACGCTACTGGCGAACCTGCTGGCGAACTCCTTTAGCTTTGACCAGAAAACGCTGCTGATCGACATGGACTTCTTCAACAATGACGGTCTGTCGGGCGAGCTGGGCTCACCGAAGGCGCCGGGCGTGGCGGAAGTCCTGCGCGGCGACAGCGATACCGACAGCGTGCTGGTGAAGGTCAACGATAAGCTCGACTTCCTGCCGCGCGGCAATACGCCGGTCTCTGCGCTGTTGCTGCTGTCGCCCGAACGCTTGAAACCGCTGCTCGGGACGCTGCGCAGCCGTTACCAGCGCATCATCATTGATGTGGCCGCGGTGAATCAGAGCCAGGAAGTGCAGCTGGTGAGCCAGGTGACGGACGGTCTGATCTTCGTCCTGAAAGCGGGCCAGAACAGTGCCGACACCGTTGGACATGCCATTGATAAAGCTGTCAGCAATCGCTGCGTGGTGATTGGTGGGGTGCTGAATCAGGTGGTGGATAAAAACCTGGAGAGCAAAGAGGGGCTGCGTTCACTTAACTACCATACGCATGAACTGATGAATAACACAGGCCGGGCATGA
- the proP gene encoding glycine betaine/L-proline transporter ProP, producing MLKRKKVKPITLRDVTIIDDGKLRKAITAASLGNAMEWFDFGVYGFVAYALGKVFFPGADPSVQMIAALGTFSVPFLIRPLGGLFFGMLGDKYGRQKILAITIVIMSVSTFCIGLIPSYASIGIWAPILLLLCKMAQGFSVGGEYTGASIFVAEYSPDRKRGFMGSWLDFGSIAGFVLGAGVVVLLSTVVGEENFLSWGWRIPFFLALPLGLIGLYLRHALEETPAFQQHVEKLEQGDREGLQDGPKVSFKEIATRHWRSLLTCIGLVISTNVTYYMLLTYMPSYLSHNLHYSEDHGVLIIIAIMVGMLFVQPIMGLLSDRFGRRPFIIFGSIALFVLAIPAFIMINSDVIGLIFAGLLMLAVILNCFIGVMASTLPAMFPTHIRYSALAAAFNISVLIAGLTPTLAASLVESTQNLMMPAYYLMVIAVIGLITGIYMKETANLPLKGATPAASDLQEAKEILREHHDNIEQKIEDIDAEIAELQAKRSRLVDQHPRINE from the coding sequence ATGCTGAAAAGGAAAAAAGTTAAACCGATCACCCTGCGCGACGTCACCATTATTGATGACGGGAAACTGCGCAAAGCGATCACCGCCGCCTCGCTCGGTAATGCGATGGAATGGTTCGATTTCGGTGTGTATGGCTTCGTGGCCTACGCGCTGGGTAAAGTCTTCTTCCCTGGTGCCGATCCCAGCGTGCAGATGATTGCCGCGCTCGGGACGTTCTCTGTTCCTTTCCTTATCCGCCCGTTAGGGGGGCTGTTCTTCGGGATGCTGGGGGACAAGTATGGTCGCCAGAAAATCCTCGCTATCACGATAGTGATTATGTCGGTCAGTACGTTCTGTATCGGCCTGATCCCGTCGTATGCGAGCATAGGCATCTGGGCACCCATCCTGCTGCTGCTGTGTAAGATGGCTCAGGGCTTCTCGGTTGGGGGTGAGTACACCGGGGCATCTATTTTTGTTGCCGAATACTCTCCGGACCGTAAGCGCGGCTTTATGGGCAGCTGGCTCGACTTTGGTTCCATCGCCGGGTTCGTGCTGGGTGCGGGCGTAGTGGTGTTGCTCTCCACCGTGGTGGGCGAAGAGAACTTCCTCTCCTGGGGCTGGCGTATTCCGTTCTTCCTGGCGCTGCCGCTGGGGCTTATTGGCCTCTATTTGCGTCACGCGTTAGAAGAGACCCCGGCGTTCCAGCAGCATGTTGAAAAGCTGGAGCAGGGCGATCGCGAAGGTCTGCAGGATGGACCGAAAGTCTCGTTCAAAGAGATCGCGACTCGCCACTGGCGTAGCCTGCTGACCTGTATTGGTCTGGTGATCTCCACCAACGTGACCTATTACATGCTGCTGACCTACATGCCGAGCTACCTCTCGCACAACCTGCACTACTCAGAAGATCACGGTGTGCTGATCATCATCGCCATCATGGTGGGGATGCTGTTTGTGCAGCCGATCATGGGCCTGCTGAGCGACCGCTTCGGACGTCGTCCGTTCATTATCTTCGGCAGTATCGCGCTCTTTGTGCTGGCTATCCCGGCCTTCATCATGATTAACAGTGATGTGATCGGCCTGATTTTTGCCGGCCTGCTGATGCTGGCGGTGATCCTCAACTGCTTTATTGGCGTGATGGCCTCGACGCTGCCGGCGATGTTCCCGACGCATATCCGTTACAGCGCGCTGGCGGCGGCCTTTAACATCTCGGTACTGATTGCCGGTCTGACGCCTACGCTGGCAGCCTCGCTGGTGGAGAGCACCCAGAACCTGATGATGCCTGCCTACTATCTGATGGTGATTGCGGTGATTGGCCTGATTACCGGTATTTACATGAAAGAGACGGCGAACCTGCCGCTGAAAGGGGCGACGCCTGCTGCGTCTGACCTTCAGGAAGCCAAAGAGATCCTCCGCGAGCACCACGACAACATTGAGCAGAAGATAGAAGATATCGATGCTGAAATTGCCGAGCTACAGGCGAAGCGTTCCAGACTGGTCGATCAACATCCCCGCATAAATGAGTAA
- the kdgT gene encoding 2-keto-3-deoxygluconate transporter has product MKIKAAIERIPGGMMLVPLVLGAILNTLAPNTGAYFGGFTKGMITGTVPILAVWFFCIGASINLRATGTVLRKSGTLVITKIAVAWIVAMVCAMFIPENGIQTGFFAGLSVLAIVSAMDMTNGGLYASLMNQYGTKEESGAFVLMSLESGPLMTMLILGSAGLASFEPHHFVGAVLPFLIGFALGNLDHDLRDFFSKATPVLIPFFGFALGNTINLNVILDTGLLGIVLGVAVIIITGIPLIIADRVIGGGNGTAGVAASSAAGAAVANPVIIAQINPAFEPVAASATALVAASVIVTAILVPIITALYAKRFGKVPENTAEQSPVESLHH; this is encoded by the coding sequence ATGAAGATTAAAGCCGCGATTGAACGCATCCCCGGAGGGATGATGCTGGTACCGCTGGTACTGGGTGCAATTTTAAATACCTTAGCACCTAATACCGGAGCCTATTTTGGTGGTTTCACCAAAGGCATGATTACCGGGACAGTTCCGATTCTGGCGGTATGGTTCTTCTGTATCGGCGCCTCCATTAATTTACGGGCAACGGGCACAGTATTACGTAAATCCGGTACGCTGGTGATTACCAAAATTGCCGTAGCCTGGATTGTGGCGATGGTTTGCGCCATGTTTATCCCGGAAAATGGTATTCAGACCGGCTTCTTCGCCGGCCTCTCCGTGCTGGCGATCGTCTCTGCAATGGACATGACCAACGGCGGCCTGTATGCCAGCCTGATGAACCAGTACGGCACCAAAGAAGAGTCCGGCGCCTTCGTTCTGATGTCTCTGGAATCTGGCCCGCTGATGACCATGCTGATCCTCGGCTCCGCCGGTCTGGCCTCCTTTGAACCGCACCACTTTGTCGGCGCCGTCCTGCCGTTCCTGATCGGTTTTGCCCTCGGCAACCTCGACCACGATCTGCGTGACTTCTTCAGCAAAGCGACCCCGGTTCTGATTCCGTTCTTCGGCTTCGCGCTGGGTAACACCATCAACCTGAACGTGATTCTGGATACCGGCCTGCTGGGTATCGTGCTGGGTGTGGCGGTTATCATCATCACCGGTATCCCGCTGATTATTGCCGACCGTGTAATCGGTGGAGGGAATGGTACTGCGGGTGTCGCCGCCTCGTCCGCAGCGGGTGCCGCCGTGGCGAACCCGGTCATTATCGCCCAGATTAACCCGGCCTTCGAACCGGTTGCCGCTTCCGCCACCGCGCTGGTTGCCGCGAGCGTCATCGTGACGGCGATTCTGGTGCCGATTATTACCGCCCTGTATGCCAAACGCTTTGGCAAGGTCCCAGAAAATACCGCGGAACAGAGCCCGGTTGAATCACTGCACCACTAA